A genomic region of Conger conger chromosome 6, fConCon1.1, whole genome shotgun sequence contains the following coding sequences:
- the tmem187 gene encoding transmembrane protein 187: MKVALSHVIIFFVLCVSLATSGIFNSVQVDLTYDHYAERTVDYLPAFLAMPFNSLVNLGYIAMGIYWLLQRVGDREDKNAAYVKDVFAVMAIMYAPVQWVRLTSLSRLPAVLDQWFTLPIFAWVPVWCRFVTHGWRPRYALAVELGSLLSYGLALVQHRGFEVALGCHVAFAVTEGVRVQRRFGDALSRRYLALAVLSCCGFVALKLLDHPMAQYRPFQYLTGHFWSKVCDVYQFHYSFRFLTHLTSLAQRRKE; the protein is encoded by the coding sequence ATGAAAGTTGCGCTGTCACACGTTATCATTTTCTTTGTACTTTGCGTTTCATTGGCAACCAGCGGGATATTCAACTCTGTTCAGGTGGACTTGACCTATGACCATTATGCCGAGAGAACCGTCGATTACCTTCCTGCCTTCTTAGCAATGCCATTTAACTCTCTGGTAAACTTGGGATATATCGCAATGGGAATTTACTGGCTATTGCAGCGTGTGGGAGACCGGGAAGACAAGAACGCTGCTTATGTGAAAGACGTGTTTGCTGTCATGGCAATAATGTACGCACCGGTACAGTGGGTCCGGCTGACGTCCCTGAGTCGGCTGCCCGCTGTATTGGACCAGTGGTTCACGCTGCCCATTTTTGCGTGGGTGCCGGTTTGGTGTCGGTTCGTTACGCACGGTTGGCGGCCGCGCTACGCGCTGGCTGTGGAGCTGGGCTCTCTGCTCAGCTACGGCTTGGCGCTGGTGCAGCACCGCGGGTTCGAGGTGGCCCTCGGCTGTCATGTGGCCTTTGCGGTGACGGAAGGCGTGCGGGTTCAGCGGCGCTTTGGGGACGCTCTCTCCCGGCGGTACCTGGCCCTGGCGGTACTGAGCTGCTGTGGATTCGTAGCCCTGAAGCTGCTGGACCACCCCATGGCACAGTACCGGCCTTTCCAGTACCTCACCGGACATTTCTGGTCCAAAGTGTGCGACGTTTACCAGTTTCACTACAGCTTCCGcttcctcacacacctcacgAGCCTGGCACAGAGGCGCAAAGAGTAG
- the si:dkey-9i23.8 gene encoding beta-1 adrenergic receptor produces MNVSRNVSSEELELPVGLERSLFMAVLSVEMIMGVVGNILVLLAKFKCRGQFLCRCWVPLVSLSLSDLGSALLIISGSLFAVVTGGQRSPWCEIVSLLKFAFITSSIGSLAILCLQRTMRVASTGSCLSVVMAVASLTSWVTGVVVGSVPVVYDWIRYDPAEMLCAVFWESSYSDMLVYILCSFSVCVFLPFLLIVFCSILTSAGLGWNCSNDLSSVTPLLVGFYLLCYTPFFISELVLLGRLDLSPAPDWLRTMSSMMAYLDCGLNPLIYCTNQEFRQAVLGLLWTYRKSSSEPVLTAVTKLEL; encoded by the exons A TGAATGTCTCGAGGAACGTCTCATCGGAGGAGTTGGAGTTGCCGGTTGGGCTTGAGAGATCGCTGTTCATGGCAGTCCTGAGTGTTGAAATGATAATGGGGGTTGTGGGTAACATACTCGTTCTCCTAGCAAAATTCAAG TGCAGGGGCCAGTTCCTGTGTAGATGTTGGGTCCCATTAGTCAGTTTGTCCCTCTCTGACCTTGGCTCCGCCCTGCTCATCATCTCCGGATCCCTGTTTGCTGTTGTGacggggggtcagaggtcgccaTGGTGTGAGATCGTCAGCCTGCTCAAATTTGCTTTCATCACTTCCTCCATTGGCAGCCTGG caATCCTGTGTCTCCAAAGAACCATGCGTGTGGCCTCCACAGGAAGCTGTCTATCTGTTGTCATGGCAGTGGCTTCCCTGACTTCCTGGGTgacaggggtggtggtgggcaGTGTGCCTGTGGTGTATGACTGGATCAG GTATGACCCGGCTGAAATGCTCTGTGCCGTCTTCTGGGAGAGCAGCTACTCCGACATGCTGGTGTACATTCTGTGCTCCTTCTCAGTCTGCGTCTTCCTCCCATTCCTGCTGATCGTCTTCTGCTCCATCCTGACATCTGCTGGCCTGGGGTGGAACTGCAGCAA cgaCCTGTCCTCAGTCACCCCTCTGTTGGTGGGGTTCTACCTGCTCTGCTACACCCCGTTTTTCATCTCCGAG CTGGTGCTGCTGGGGAGGCTGGACCTATCACCGGCTCCTGATTGGCTACGCACAATGTCATCCATGATGGCTTACCTGGACTGTGGGCTGAACCCGCTCATCTACTGCACCAATCAGGAGTTCCGACAGGCCGTGCTGGGCCTGCTGTGGACCTATCGGAAGTCATCCAGCGAACCGGTTCTGACAGCAGTGACAAAGCTGGAGTTATGA
- the ndufs8a gene encoding NADH:ubiquinone oxidoreductase core subunit S8a — MSATLRVLYSLSRPGTFSACTRLVRPFSLSVQREGYKYVNAQEIPTDMKSITDRAAQTLLWTELFRGLGMTMSYLFREPATINYPFEKGPLSPRFRGEHALRRYPSGEERCIACKLCEAICPAQAITIEAETRADGSRRTTRYDIDMTKCIYCGFCQEACPVDAIVEGPNFEFSTETHEELLYNKEKLLNNGDKWEGEIAANIQADYLYR, encoded by the exons ATGTCTGCGACGTTGCGTGTGCTGTACTCCTTGTCCAGGCCAG GCACTTTCTCGGCATGCACGCGCCTGGTGCGTCCGTTCAGTCTGTCCGTCCAGAGAGAAGGATACA AGTATGTGAATGCCCAGGAGATCCCGACAGACATGAAGTCCATCACAGACCGGGCAGCGCAGACGCTGCTGTGGACCGAGCTCTTCAGAG GTTTGGGGATGACCATGAGTTACCTGTTCAGGGAACCCGCCACCATTAACTACCCGTTTGAGAAGGGGCCGCTGTCGCCCCGTTTCCGTGGAGAACACGCCCTGCGCAGGTACCCCTCCGGGGAGGAGCGCTGCATCGCCTGCAAGCTCTGCGAAGCCATCTGCCCcgcccag GCCATCACGATAGAGGCGGAGACTCGCGCGGACGGCAGTCGGCGAACAACGCGCTACGACATCGACATGACCAAGTGCATCTACTGCGGCTTCTGCCAGGAGGCCTGCCCTGTCGACGCCATCGTAGAG ggTCCCAATTTCGAGTTCTCCACAGAGACCCATGAAGAGTTGCTGTACAACAAGGAGAAACTGCTCAACAATGGAGAcaagtgggagggagagatcgCTGCCAACATACAGGCCGACTACTtgtacagataa